TCATAAAATTGATGATTCATAACTGCACAAATTCAGCTAACATAAGGTAAACTTCAACTCTACTCATTCTACAATCTTACTCCTTTAGTCATGATAAAGagtgatctaatctaaccattaccCTATCTAGAAGAAAGGTCTTGTCGTTAAACTAATATTGTACCAACATTTAGAGTCacctaaaaaaaaatagaaatcatGCTCAGAATTATCTAACctttaaatctcttttctcatcttctaaactaaacttctactctgaagttactacttgcatatTTAAATcaatcacatacttctcacctgttaaattcattacaacaattcaaatcatcttttagtcttaatacgtgatactcaccaaaacaacatatttcatatgctcatcttcactccttcatccacacttctgcactaaaggaattacactacctacttcatcataaatatccaaaaatcactgccggatcaacctccaattagcctaataaaccaatacttaatccaagccattctatgttcattgcctaatagcagaacaaaaggaaactaaaagcttaaagaaaaatctaactatatacttggaataaaaaggcagttcgttgcatatatatatatatatatatatatatatatatatatatatatataaactaaatatgaaaatctacatctgaaatgttttcatgaaatctgaaactaacatgctaaacttaaaactataactgcGGGTTAAAGGATTACTAACAAAGAATCTAGTAGCTtgttaaacaattgataacaaaagggtctaaactagttagaacttgaaactctataaaacttatacttcttatactttaaaatatatatatcttttcttctccagaccttggtctctctttacttataactactcataaTCTTGTAAAAAGATTTAATGGAACAcatgctttaaattaaagaactaTTCTTGCTCATTAAGGAAGTAGCAAACTTCAAATCTGCACCCTAAAAGTGGAGGACTGCATCTTCGTGATATGCATGTTGTTTATGCCCACGACAGTAATAGAAAGACTATAAACTATATGCTTATTATTAGAAGGTTGTGCAAGCTTATTATATACATGCATGCTATTCTTAACCTCTTCCAAAACCTAATTCTATACACAAAGCACCCATCTTTAACAAAATCTTCAACCTCATGCTATAGCAGCCCTAAAGAACTACTATTAATACACGGCAGCCCTAAACCAAGATTAAAGGgtattaacttatcccttttgcaTATTCAAATTAAGCTAGAGTGGTTGAGATACACGACAACCCTATAGATCCATTTTTAATACACGGCAGCCCTAAAACCAATAGATGAGATATATAAATATGCTAAGAATAAACTGAAAGGCTTTAAAAACATGGTTGTTCATGTTCAATAGTTCTTCGCCACAACTAAATCCGGTTAAGGTCTCAGGCAACCTATGTAGGGTTCAGATTGTAAAATCTATGTAAAACCTACCTATGAAAAACTTACACCTTTAAagagcaatagagatctttaagcatgtaCAGCATGATCTAAACCGGATTACCAAACCATAAACTCAAGTCGGAAAATTAAATCCTTTTTTATGTTCAGAATCGTAGTAAGGAAACAGGGAGGCTAATATGCTACACAAACATCCGATCTGACTACAACCCGGAATCCCTCATGGAGCAGAAGAATAGCATCATCGAAATCAACCTATGAAACCAAATATGTCAATAGATCCGAAAAGCACCTTAATGTAAAACACTTCTTTGAAACTTACAAGTAGAGACTGAACTACAAGAAATTACATCCATATCAGATTCATGGAAACTCAACTACTGAACAACATAAAATGAATTCCTCACTAACACTCTGAAACTATACGAAAAACATCCTTGATCAAACCCGAGAACCCCAACAATCTGACCAAAATCCGAAAGCCTAAAAGGGAAGAACaatcttctttataaaactcacgAAAACCTCAAATTGAACCTATACCAATTATCAAGCTAAATCCACCGACAGAATCTGTACAAGATTTTGGAAGCTctcaaaagaacaaaacctccaaCCATTGAATCTTAACCTACGAATAATCTGTAccttccacattaattccaatccaGCAAAACATAAGGAAAGGATACAGCAAATGCTAACAAAACTGGAAGGCTAAAACTGTGATActaattaaggtaacaaggaGATCTAAGTTTGATACCATGTAAAGCCTAAGTAAAACTTACACTTGATACACTTACCCATTCTAAATTAATCCTTACTAAGCAGAGCATAAGGAAAATTGCTGCTGTTATcacaaaaattattacagtgatGTACTAAAACATGCACCCAATAAATCTACACAATCAAATTCTTCAAACTACGCATAGTATAAAGAAAAGTTGCTCAATAATCTATACCATTACAGGTTCATCGATTGGCAGCAAAAATTCTAAAACTTGCAAGGCTCAAGTGATCCGAAAAcagagaaagcaaggaaactcatgcaaagcttcgggaacaaggagaaaatcaaggattaaacgtcggagctatcttactgcaggtgagtagcaacttacacttGAGTTTCTTGGACTTACGGCCGAGAAGGAGacttctagggttttcggcgagctcgaaatccctgctcttcttcgtgctcccgacttcTCCTCGTCGAGAGGAGTTCGACGGTGTGAAGAATCCACAGAACCttgccttggccggccgccgaagTTTTGCCTAAACTCGgtttcttcgtttccgcccgagagccgTCGTACGTGAGGAACAGAGGAAAAGGTTTTCGGGTTTTGTAAAAagaaaaacctaagttctcttttaaaactaggattttttttattatcaactataccttaaatatttgtcgctcTTTCCTTATTCAGCAACgaccgcgtgaacacttggttaGCTGCGTTTCCGCCGAAACCCCTGGTCTCAAGTTTGAATCCTCGGCCgagcacttttatttccaatttattttactgttcctaactactacttaataccaatttatttccttatttgattAGAAACGATCACGGGCAGAGTTGGTTGGCTACGTTCGGTTAAGATTTGGTTCGGGtctgaggtcttgggttcaaaacccagctttaacacttttattattatttttttaaacttctttctcttggtaaaaatatcaaacgaactccaaaaattacgtaaaaatactctaaaaattcctaaaaatctatagaatttttctatagcatttttaaatatttttgaattatttttggagctcaaaacGAGGAAATTTGGATCGTTACAATCTTCAATGAGTAGCACTTCCTCATCTTGGGTTACTATTCAACCATATCTATTTGGCTCTGGGTGTATTCTTGTAGACTTACGTTGATCTCACATTTCTTGACCAGTCTCGGATGAAGGAGACACTTGTACTTGTGGCACTGTCTTATTGTCCAACTGTTCATCTTCCAACCTATTTGTAGGgtctataatttcttcaagacttactttGCTCCCACtattttatttagaaataaattcttttttcaAGAAAGTAGCATATCGAGCAACAATAACTTTGTGATCACTTGAGAGATAAAAATAATATTCCATTGTAGCTTTGGGAGAACCTACAAATGTACATTTTATGGATCTTGCTACAAActtattagaattttcattcttcaTATAAGCATCACAACTCCATATCTTAAGGTAAAACAAATTTAGTTTCTTTTTAAACCATAATTCATATGGAGTCTTATCTACTATCTTAGTTGGAACTCGATTAAGGGTGTATGTTGCTGTTTCtaaggcatatccccaaaatgacattggaagacttgcatgactcataattgatctaaccatatccatGAGTGTGTGATTTCTCCTTTCCAAAACACTGTTTCACTCCGGTGTTCTAGGAGGTGCAAGTTGAGAAATTATCCCACActcttttaggtaatcaatgaatCCTTGGCTTAGATACTGGCCACCTCGATCACTCTGAAGGGTCTTAATCTTCTTACCACGTTGATTTTTTACCTCATTCTTGAACTCCTTAAACTTATCTAGAGTTTCAAACTTATGTCTCATTAAGTAGATATATTCATATCTACTTAAATTGTCAGTAAAAGTCATGAAGTGGGTATACGCTCCTCTAGCATGAGCTTATAATGGCCCACAAACATCATTATGTATGAGTTCTAGTAATTCCTTTGCCCATCCACCTATGTTGGTGAAAGGCTTCTTGGTCTTTTTTCCTTATAAACACACTTCACATGTATCTATGGActctaattcaaaagagtccaaatacCCATTACTAAATAATCTACCGATACATTTTTGGgttatatgaccaagtctacagtgccagagatatgtcAAATTTGAGTCATGCAATTTCTATTTCTTacttttaatataataaatcggttcatctaagttaagaacataaagaCCATTATTCAATGAATCATTCCGATAGAATACATTGTTCAAATAAAAAGAACATAACTTGTCCttgaattaaaatacaaatccCTTGGCATCCAAACTCGACACTGAAATGATAATCTTTgagaaactaggaacaaaataataattttctaaattcaaaataagtccactaggcaaatttattgaataagttcctacagctaaCACAACAACTCTCGCTCCAttagctactcgtaggtccatttcGCCCTTAGACAACTATCTGCAGTTACTTAGACCCTGCATGTTCCCATAAATGTGAGAACTACTTCCAGAATTTATgatccatgatgaagaaatagaaaaattgcACTCTACCATAAAGATACCTAAAGCATCCGCTCCACCGACATCCTTCTTCATGAAAATATTACAATTTTTCTTCCAGTGATCTTTCTTTCCACAATGGAAGCACATGACCTCCTTCTCATCAGATTGGGGTACCTGCAtccctttcttaagcttcttTTGAGCTTGATATCTAGGATTCTTCACTGCATTAGCCTTGGGATTAAACTTCCCGGTGTTAGGGCGCTTGTTAGTCTTTCTGACCATCATTGCATGCagtgaaggatttaccttcatatccttctTAGCAGTTTGCAGTATTACCATCAGATCAGTCAAACTCTTGTCCATGCTGTTCATGTTGAAGTTCAACACAAACTGAAAAAATGATGGAGGTAGTGACGATAAGATTAGGTCAACAACCAAGTCCTGGTCtaacttggaacctaagctctcgagcttctctatgtacccgatcatcttgagtacatgagacCCAACTTGATTTCCTTCCTCCAACATGGTATGAAATAGTGCTCGagaggtttcatacctctctTCTCTCGCACTCTCTTGGAAGAGCTCACGCAAGTGTTGATCAATCTCCCTAGCACTCATATTCTCATGTTGTCTCTGCAACTTAGGAGACATAGAAGACAACATTATGCATTGCACATCCAGTGCATCTTCTATATACTGAGAATAATATAACTGATCTTCATCTGAAGCATTGGGTATAGTCTCTTTCAGTGGTTCATCTTCGAGCACATAAATTTTTCTATCGTGTCTTAAGACGATTTCCAGTTTCCTATACCAATCCAGGTAGTTGGAACCGAGGAGGATATTCTCTTTCTCGAGAATGTTTCACAGTGATAAGATACTTGTGTTTGCCATCTAAAATCTAAAACAAAGTTTTAATATTTAtagaatatatttaataaaggtcttttataacttctattattttattcaagtccaCATCCCCCACTGTTAGAATCGGAAATTAGTTGGTAACAATTCATAATAGGACTAAAATCCTGAATCATATAGAATGCACACAACTGAGCTGTACCTACATTCTACATTCATCAAGTAGGTCGTTGATGCATGACTTGTTAGATCTAGGGCtttcataaataaattaaatatttaaattctttaaaaggttttgtctagaagtggttgatgctccaataactaagaaggtctagtgcctcatcACAGCTTGGAAGttaattactgaattgaatgtttaattgacttatTGTGAAGCATTTAACTAATGTTTTAAGTTGCTTATCAAAATTTCTATTAGaatattttctatgaattagttaTCAAAATGTAAGTTTTTATTGTgtgaaatatttttctaaaattcaaatttttactcttgttaaaactttttaaacatttaaagtttttttttataaaaacttgTTAGTAAAACCAGAATTTTTGAAGCTTGACCTTTCATTTTTTCCTTAGACTCTATATTTACCTTTCGAAAgtctttttttattaaaaaaagtaccctattttttttaatgtaatcaaaagggggagtagtgaaaattaagtctaggggaagggtAGTTAGTAcatatttttaagattattttttacattttataactgttatttttcaggtttaccgtaacttaacttgggtttgctcacatcaaaaagggagagattgttagtactccaaggtagttttgatgtgatcaaccaagtcaagttaggtcttgttggtatTTAACTCCTGTGTCTAAGgttgcaggaacttaggagcacaagaagtcgagcaaaagacgcagctagcgagaaggacgacacagaagagagccgacgggctcggtgcatctgagggatgaggtgttgtggaagagtatgcaggtggatgagaaggagatgcatgacgtttccgagggacaagaagtcagaGTCGAAGATTGCtcaaaggtcggaagttgggttcgagtgagccctattctggatggccgagatcatccAAGTGAGccaagctggagcggaagactcggaccaagGCAAGCAGAACTAGAGTAGAAGATCGGGATCAAAAGTCAACAGGATGTTGACTTTCttagtccgggcgcccagactcgCTAGACTCTGGGCGCCCAAACTCGCTAGACTctgagcgcccggaacccttccgggctctCGAACCAAGACTTTTATCCAAACTCGACGTGGCATGAGCCATTCGATTGGGATAAAATTGTATCCCTCTCCAGGCGCCTTGAACTTTTCCAGGCGCTCCAaatagggctataaatatagccctgatccTAGTAGTCTGCAACAACTTCTATACGATTTTCTTTAAGTGTTCTACGACTTTGTATGCTTCCAACTCTTTTAAGAGGCTTCTCGACCTACAACGAAAGGAGAATTTGAGTAGTGCTTCAAagacttggattaacaaccttctcggttgtaaccaagtaaaaaatcgatagcctcttttTTTTTGCATTTATCAATTCTTTTTTTATTCAAGTATCCtattatttcaaaagatcgagaaaggttaatTTGTTATTATTATGTAGGCTATtaaccccctcttgccgaccacaCCGATCCTAAcagatacattatgcatcattaccaaattaattattttacttaatttttcaagatataatagactcctcttgaatgataaatcattcctcccatgaccATGTATTTTgaatcactaatatctctatcaagcggctaGGATgtcaactcctaatccaagagagtgatgaatcctctattgacttaacactattctctctatTATTTGctatacacccaactaccgtattaattaCAATCCAATTAAAGACTACTTTTAATAgcatcaaagtacataactccacgcatagaataaatgaaagtctcaagtcaaaagatcagttatactcgttcataagaggaatgaccAATGATCCTTAGTTTGTGGTCTCCTCTTAAGCGaatcgtgtccagtgtacctctaaactcaaggcaacCCCGAGTATAACTTGGATATTCATTCcttggtctatctcgacctagtcatactcaacgttgatctagatattcatgccccctctagatatctatccgataaaggactattttcagattaatatatacaTTAATCTGTGAGACTTTATCATTAATtgtatacgtacagaaaagtaaataactaataataaatacttatctttataaaataattatttacaaaTATATAAGAAGTATCTTGACATATAAATACATACACTAACAAtaggaaggaagaagacaaaaaaGTGATAAATGTATTTTGTTTTTGAGCCGAATGGAATGTATTGGAAATTAAACCATGTGTTTGTTTTGTGACAAAAGTGATGAatgtattatttttaaatattgcttTGTTGGTAAACATTTGTAATTCGTGTGGATTTTGAATGTTGAAtgtaaattgaattttgaatattACTTTGTTTAGAGTTTATGaattttaagttgaattttgTGATGCAatccaaaattttaatattttttaagattGTTTTGATAAATTTTGAGCTAAAATTAACGACATAATTAAGCATATGTCGCTATATTTAGCAACGGAGTTTGAACTTTCATCGCTAAGTTAAATGATGTATTAAATATTCGTTTCTATATATAAATTATATCGTTAAATTAGATACAGAAGTTTAATCGTGTTGCTAAATTTAACATTAGAATTAAACTTTCATCCCTAAATTAGTAATGGAATTAAAATTTCATTACTAAATGtcttgacgacataattttttgCGATAAAAATATCAGTCGCTAATTGTAACACTATTTTTCTTATAGTGTAACAGTGTGATCGAGCCATGCCCCCTTATGAACTTTCGTTTTAAAGTATCGAATTTGGTAGAGAATTTGATATTGGTTTATGTGAGTTTTACATTGGagtattttcaaatcatatttttaTGGACTACTCAAGTTGAATTTTAGAATAGTTTATGAGGCTCATGAGTTGACTAAGTGACATTGCCTAATTTGTCCTGTCAATTGGAAGTTTTCTCAAGCTAGTTGAACGCTGTGTTGGATGATTCCTTTGAAACAACCTTCAGTCGATTAGGACTCTAGGAAATATAATAATTACGTTCGAGCTTTAGTTGACTGAATGACTTTATATTAAATCAATTGGGAATCATGATCAATCAATTAAGATCCTTTGAGTTTATATTTGGAATCGAGTTTATATTTTTAGATCTTCAATCAACTTTGACCATGTTTATTAACCTCGATCGTCAACTACAAGAACTTTTTTCAGATCATTCCGTCCGCCAATGTGTTCTGCCACAGCTTAAAGAATGCTGTGGGAAATCAGATCTCGGAATCATGGAAGAAGGCAGAAGCATCGAACAGGGAAGCCGCAGCGAAGCCGGCCGAGTCGAGAATGAAATCCGTGTAGGAACTGTAATCGTTCGCCGGAGTCACAGCAGAGAACAGGTCTCCGAAGTCGCTCGATAGCCAGAAGCTGCTCGACTCAGGGGTGGTGGTGGGCGAGACGAAGGGAGGCGAGACACCGCCGCTGGCGGGCGTGGAGGAGAATGAGAAGCAGTTGTGATTTTGGTCGTCGGAGCTGAAGCCCTCCGTCTCCACCTTGAGGCTGGTTTgcaagctgtggaggagctgctgcttctgcTCGGCCGGCTCACTCGATAATGCCGGCGGCGCTCCGGCGCCGGGCTGCGGCCTCTTGCTCTGGAGGCAAGTGTGGTCGCCTCGGTAGGTGACGTCGATGGCAAAGGGGTCGTCGTCCGATCGCTGCACCTGCTTCATCGCAGGACATCCGGCAGCGTTGCGGAAGGTGCATCTGAAATATGCTCTGCCAAAAGATGATTGATCTTTAGATTTACGATCCGTGTCAAAAATCGTGGAATCGAAGATTGAAAGGGGTTGAAGGCAGACGGCGGCGCTACCTCGGATACTTGGCTCCGAGAATGTCCTTCTTCCCGTATTTTCGCCAGTTGAAGCCATCGTCATGGCCGTTCGACGAGCCCAGCACCCGAACTCGGCTCGTCCACTTCCTCAGCGTCTTCCTGTTCCAGAACCAGAGAGTTAATTAAACGTACGCCACAGTTAACCGCCTCATGCTCTCTGCTGTTCCTCTGCTTTACCTCTTCTTGCACATCTCCTTGCGCTGCTGCTCCTTCAGCGCCCGCTCCGAGTTGGCACTGCAGCCGCTATTGGAGCGCGGGgaagccgccgccgccgccgccgcagcagcagcagcagcttgGAAGAGGTCGGAGTCCGCCGCCTTGGCCATGCAAATGGCCGTCTGGAAGCAGGACTGCGCCCGCAGAACGAGCTGCTTCTCTTGCTCCGCAGGAGAACGTGCGGCCATGCACTCGCACAGCTGCCGCAATTGCGCCTCCCCTTGCGTCAGCACCGCCACCAGCGAGTTGAGATCCCAGCCACCGCCGCCAGCTGCGGCCTCCATTGCCAAAATTAAACGGAAAAAGGGAAAGCAACTTCAACTGGATCGGAAATGTGCTGACGGCGACATCTATCGAGCTAACTGATCGAGGAATGAGATGATGATGGACAGAGTGTCTGGAGTGAGGATTTTAATGGGCGCCGGTAAGAAGGGAAGAAAGTTTGACTGAGAACAGCTTGTGGTTCTTGGGTTGGTCATACGTGGACTGGTCCATGGTCAAAGAGTGGGGTGGAAAGAGTGGAAGCATTTTGCTGACCAAATGAAAGGTTGACTTCTAGAAACAGGAATCTTCTATTTAATTTCTTTACATGCCGAGTGACGTCATCTGTGGCTGGCATGTGTGACGTGCAGATGGTCCACGTGCGAAGCTACTTAGATTTTGGTTGAATTTATCGAGTTAGATTTTTGTTGGAAAAAATGATCCAACGTGTCAATCAGTTGGCTTTGAGGACTGGCAAGTACATGAAATAATATCGGGGGTTGAAATTTAGGATATTTCTATTGAATTTCTTCTTAATGGTATGAAATAGTTGTGAGGGGGGCAATAACAtgatggtatttttttttttgtggagcCTATCACTTATCGCAGGTTGAACTTTTAACTCTACTGTTTTAGGATTTTTAACTAATTGGACAGTCTTTTCCTAATTAGTCCGTCCAATAAATCTGGAAGTACAAATGAAtcctaattttataatttttttattttattgaagAAAAATATCATGCTAATACACAATAATTGAAATTCAAATTGTGAATATTTGAAAGTTTATTGAATGTTTTTGGCACTGCACCATCAGGGAGATGGttttaggattttagaatttaaacGTCTCACATAACACATGGTGTAAATGAGATGGAAATTTGGTGGCAAAAGAGaaccttctttcccttcccttgaGTCTTTGTTCCAAGATTTGAATTATAAGGGAAAACTTTGGCTCAGTGAAAGCGAAGCTGTTTAATCATTGGAACATGACATGAGGAAACAAATGTGTCTTTGTGAATTGAATTAAAAAGGAGTGCAATGTGCATTGACCCATTCAAAGCACTTGCTTCTACGGCCGAAATGGTCGGTAAACATGTAGATTAGTGTTCTTGGACCACTTCAAGGACAATTTCAATGTGTGTCTATAACAATCATATCATCTTAATTATAGCGTCGGCCAAGATTCAAAATGAGCTGGTCTATCTGGTTCGATTGGTCATTTATGCTCCATTTGAATGGTCAAGCGAGTTAGGCAAGGCAAGTTGGAAATTTAGCTTAGGCTGACCAATTGTGTCGAGGTGAGTTAGTCGTGTTGAGTGGTTAATTTTGCCAAGTATATCGAGTGGGAGAAGGTCATGTCAATGGAGCGGGACAAAATGCTTAGCTTTTCCTATTTTGTTAGTGATATGGAATATTAAGGGTGGATCAGATATGACGTAACAATTAAAGTCAAGATTACATGATAGTTAAAGTTAAAAAGAGATGACAACCAGCGTATCACTCTCCATGAGGATTTGTTATTCACCCAACGCTAAAGTCTTTGGTATAAGGACGGCTGGTCTATCAGTCGATCAAACTTAGA
This genomic stretch from Zingiber officinale cultivar Zhangliang chromosome 7A, Zo_v1.1, whole genome shotgun sequence harbors:
- the LOC122000462 gene encoding transcription factor WRKY19-like, translating into MEAAAGGGGWDLNSLVAVLTQGEAQLRQLCECMAARSPAEQEKQLVLRAQSCFQTAICMAKAADSDLFQAAAAAAAAAAAASPRSNSGCSANSERALKEQQRKEMCKKRKTLRKWTSRVRVLGSSNGHDDGFNWRKYGKKDILGAKYPRAYFRCTFRNAAGCPAMKQVQRSDDDPFAIDVTYRGDHTCLQSKRPQPGAGAPPALSSEPAEQKQQLLHSLQTSLKVETEGFSSDDQNHNCFSFSSTPASGGVSPPFVSPTTTPESSSFWLSSDFGDLFSAVTPANDYSSYTDFILDSAGFAAASLFDASAFFHDSEI
- the LOC121999699 gene encoding uncharacterized protein LOC121999699; amino-acid sequence: MNSMDKSLTDLMVILQTAKKDMKVNPSLHAMMVRKTNKRPNTGKFNPKANAVKNPRYQAQKKLKKGMQVPQSDEKEVMCFHCGKKDHWKKNCNIFMKKDVGGADALGIFMVECNFSISSSWIINSGSSSHIYGNMQGLSNCR